ATGACTTATCCTTTAAAATTCGAGCAAATCAATCTTCACTGCACAGAAAAAATTATGTTAAACATTAGCAATAAAAGTGATCAGACTTACGTTTTGAATAAATGGATGGTGCTCAGTAAGAAAAGAGACTCCCAGGTGAACATTAAACCCTTTCTTAATCAACCATTAAGAATAAACCCAGAGCAAACAGTTACTTTTACGATTACATGCAATCCTAAATTTTTGGGACATTCAAAAGaatgttttgttgttttgtttaaaggGTTTCAGTTGAAAaggtttattgaaataaatatagtGGATGGTGATAATACAATGAATTGTAGTGTTGATAATGGCCTGACAAAACTGAATTCCGACAAAAAATGGTCTGACAAAATAGAGGATATgagaaaaataagaaataacCCGAATTCTTTCCTTCCTGGACAACGGCTATGTAAAACACCAAACTTTGTGTCTGTAAAGATAGGCCAGTTTCCTATTCCAGACAAAGTTTGGTCAATTGTTCTGGGGGATTCAGAACAAACATCATATAACAATgaatttaacaaaattttatcAAACATTGAAAATTGTTTTTCATGTTTGGCACAAGAATTTAATATTGCCAATTACATTGATAGATGGCATACTCTTTTATACATGGAGGAAATTCAAGCAAATATAAACATGAGGGCTTATGATAAAAGTAAAGTTTACTTGACACACTGTGATGAATATCTTGGTATCGAAATACCTGGACTTGCTGAGAAAAGACCATCTTTGATTAAAGGCGATAGAGTGATCGTGACAGACATGTGGGCCTCTGATGCCCCACAGTATGAGGGATTTGTTCATGGTGTTCGTGGGAATTTcgttttaatgaaatttaaCTTAAAGTTTCACGAGTCATATGGAGGCAGTGATGTTGCAATAGAATTTCATTTTTTGAGAACTGTTTACAGAAGAGCTCACCAtgcgattaatttggcgttatCTAATTTAGGGCCAGACATTTTATTTCCATCTCGTTTAATAGTGAAACCACAACAGATTCCACCAGAGAATTTAGATAAAATCGAGTGGCTtaatcaaaatttaaataaacaccAGAAAAATGCAATTAGTAATATCCTTAAAGGTGAATGTCGGCCGATGCcatacattattttcggccCGCCCGGGACTGGAAAGACTGTTACAGTTATAGAGACAATTTTACAGATACTGAGATGTGTTCCTGAAAGTAGAATTTTAGTTGCTACTCCTTCTAACAGTGCCTCAAATTTGATAACAGAGCGGCTTATACAATACAAAGAGAAATTTACAGGTTCTGTTGTTAGGCTTATTGCAAACTATTTAGTTGACTCTGACAGCATATCAGAAGTTGTAAAGCCCTATTGTGCCACTATCGACATAGCAATAGAAAGAACATcaagaaataaacattttgttaaagataatattaatttaaattgccCAAAATCATTTATAGGCAGACATCGTGTTACTATTGGCACATGCTATTGTCTAGGCGCACTAAAACATTTGGACCTGCCTCGCGGTCATTTTACACATATAATTGTAGATGAAGCTGGACAAGCAACAGAGCCTGAAATAATGATACCGCTGACTTTTACAGATAAGGAGCATGGTCAAATTGTTCTTGCTGGTGATCCAATGCAGTTAGGGCCAGTGACCATGTCTAAATATTGCAAAGAATTTGGTTTGGATGAATCATTTTTGTGTAGACTCCTTGATAGGTTTCCTTATCTCAAAGATTATGAGGCGTTCGAAGATGGCTTTGACAGAAGACTTGTCACCAAATTAAATGATAATTATAGATCACTGAAAGAAGTTTTAACATTGCCTAGTGAAATGTTTTATGATGGAACACTTGTACCTAAAATAGATAAAAGTCTGCCATGGACTAGTAAGTTTATAACTGCGACTTCTGAAATTTTTGATTTGCAAAGTCATGATGGAGGCATTTTTGTGTATGGTATTAAGGGTGTTAACATGAGAGATGAAGATAGCCCTTCTTGGTATAATCCGCAAGAGGCTTCAATGGTTGCTCTAACCACATGTAAGCTTTACAAAAAGAACCTGACAGCAGATGAGATTGGTATAATCACTCCATACATAGCACAGGTTAGCAGCATCGGTATTGTGCACACATCTCTAATATTCTCTTTTTTTTCTGTCTAAtctaatcatattttttttccagACAAAATATTTGCGCGTTGTTTTTGATTCTATGGGCTTGCCTCAACCGAAAATAGGGACAGTTGAAGACTTTCAGGGCCAAGAAAGGCCAGTTATATTGATTTCTACTGTGAGATCAAGCGAGGCAATAATAGAAGAGGACATTAAACATTACATAGGATTTGTAAATAACCCAAAAAGATTAAATGTTGCATTGACGAGAGCACATATTTCAACAATACTTTTCTGCAATCCACATCTATTGAGTAAAGATCCACTGTGGAAAAGAGTTATTGCCTACGCAGTCGCAAATGAGAAGTATATGGGCTGTGACTTACCTAATGATTATGACAATAGGGataatgttttaaattaaaatgagttATACCTATACCTTGTTCACTGAGTCAAGCTAACATAGGGCGCTCTCTCTTGCACAATTGTATTTAAGTGAAAAGGATGCACTATGATTGTTATTGTTCAATAGGAGTGCCGTGTGACTATTCCTTAAAAATGTAAACACGTCAACTTACCAAATCAACAATACAGTATAATGATCAAACCAGGTCAacataaaatcaaaaactaagaaGTACCAAAAGACACGACGTCCGCATGGCACGAGGGATAGCTGCTAAGAGAAGTCTGATATTGTGGTCGCAACGTGAACGTGCTCTATGTCCGTTAAATGACGTGCGGTTTCTTATTTCCCTATTAACTCGTTTCCCTGAACAGGGTATAGTTAAATgttaagaaataaaacttttgaacacaataagtttttaatttgttgttctcaagattaaaaaatattttagcccAGGTGACACGAAAGTGAGGGTAGTTTCTCAAGGTTAACAATATAACTAAGTGTCTAGTGAAAGTACTGAGCAATTCATCAATTTCGCTCCGTGTACACAGAATTAGCTTCATTTAGGCTGCATGAATGAAGTTAGGCTACCTCGTTGTTCTTTTCTCGAGTTGGGCCATAATTAATAAGTGTTTTCTGTCAATAACTGTACCTAGTAGTAGGCTGGACTCACTTGTGTTGTGTGGAGGTGTGGAGCAGCTCGCTAATCGTGCCGCATCCCGTCTTATCATTGCGTCACGGGATCGGCCGGCCTGCTCATTATCAATCCTAATAAATACTAACtaccagcttttataaaaagtactctgtgatacgatattaactattattttatcaaGCAGCATTATGATTCACCTAGCAGTCCTGTATGTCCATGCCTCAACAATTTATAGTAGTTAGTATTTATTTCTCTACTTTACTCATAGACTTAATATCACCATCACTGATTTTAAATTTAccgcttttttttatttactcttTTTGGCTACTGTGGCGCCACCCTTATATTTAGcaccgtagactgagtaaagctagactaaagtacattgtaaccgcgtctgagatagcgatagcacgacgtaacgatgaataacacgacaattaccattgtttagtaatcaatatttgtattaaacgttttttatgtgaaaacaagtaaataactaatgagaaataccaTGACGCCACAAATTCTcgaagtttgttttgcaattaaagttgtagtccttgaagaaaactgtagggcgattgtctaaaacctgcatcaatcattattacaatatcaattgtttggatcggctgaatttgtgcgattcttgttgcaacaatgcattgtagccaatagtatgcgagcattaaccaatcagagatgattgcgatcgtgacattgtagctgtcaaacaaccgcggtagggccacaaattcagccaatcagaacaattgagattgtaataatgattgatgcaggttttagacaatcgccctaccgaaATCGCGCAACCGGTTACacaataagggacaaaaaataggttagcggcgtctctgtttatcacattagtaactttatctgtgctctctttttagtgtgaatgagaaagcaaacgttcctttgtctagattttttactcggTCTAACTACGTTTAGCACATTTTAATGGTCACGGAGATAGTTACCTACTCCTTTAAATAAGTATGGAACTTTATGAAAgagttagaacccagagccgtaaatcaagcgtaaaaccagtaaaaaaatataactgtCAAATTTCACGTCAACGTCACTAATGATCAACTTggtgtatttttataattatattttttaattttaaatattacttatctTATCAAGAGTTAAATAATGCTTTTGCTAATGTAAAACTGcaagtgttttataatttttagaggATTATTGTGTGACATTTTATTCTTCGAGTATGGAAGCTAACAGTGTTGTTCTATGCGACAATCTAATCAAATGGTTGCAGACTTTGAATCTTAACGCCAAACATGGAAATCCATCAGGTAAATCCATATTCCTTGTTGCTTTGTCATGATTTTATAGAGGACAGCTATCATTAGACCTAGAATATCGTTTCCAACATTTACATGTTCATACAAAACAATATACCAATccaaacaaaaatatttgtttacatAGTCCATTTGGCCTAGAAATTTTAGAGACCAATTAACACAGGAAGTTAAAGAACTTCTAGTAGGTAGTCTGAACACATGCCAGTGAGAAACAATATTAACTAGTTAAAATTACCTTATCGTAATGACTTTTATATTGTATGAAAAGTGAAAGTAATTGCCAGGTGTTTGACTGTTCACAGAGCTATCAGATGGTGTGGCAATAGCAGAGGCACTTACTCAAATTGCGCCTGAATATTTCTCAACATCATGGAATTCCAAAATTAAAACGGATGTTGGTCATAATTGGAGACTGAAGGTTAGcaatttgaagaaaatattgGAAGGTGTTGTTGGTAAGTTGATAACTCAATATCAAAATGGGTATGtgctttattaaaaataaattagcaaCCTGTTACAAGTTTAACATAATGTAATAGAtcttattaattataatgaagTATATTATGTCCTGTCTCGAATGAATCATAAGTGTATTGAGAATCAGTTTGATGTAGGCGGTTACCATTATGACTTTACTTGTGCACATACATTTGTACTGTAGATTAATAGCAGTCAATGACTTGATAAAATTTTGCAGAAACTTAAGAAGTGTAATAAAGAGGTTTTAACCTCTTTATtacactttaatattataaatgcgaaggtgtgtttgtctgtctgtcggcctgttagcttttcatggcccaacacgttcatcgattttgatgaaatttagtacagagttagcttatatcccagaattttatataggcaactttttatcccaaaaaattaaagagtacccatgggattaaaaaaaaacctaaatccatgtggtcGAGTCTTATGAATTTAAATTAGACtaatgtgaaattgttttttcTGTCCTAGTCatataattaaaagaaaatgtaaaaattacgaaacattttagttttgtaaattttatacctatatatttttgttcaatGCCAAATCTTTTATCTAGACATCAGTGTCTGCAGTTAATAGAGattaatttttactattttattaactgttacaaaaatatatacaattCAAAATGCATTAATAAGCTTGTTTAGTAAATTTAgtaaattttatcaaattaaaagGGTTTTATAACTATACTAGTttattcccgcgatttcgtccgcgtggactacacaaatttcaaattcctattttacccctataggagttaaattttgaaaaatcctttgtggatgccaaatttcagcccgatccgaacagtagtttgagctgtacgttgatagatcagtcagtcagtcagcttttctttttatatatatgtatatatatatatttagataaatggtGTGTAACAGATTATCATAGAGAGCTTAAAGTTGTAATTTATTTACAGATTACCATCAAGATATCTTAAACCTAAGCTTGCAGGAGTTTTCTAGGCCAGATGTAGTTAACATTGCTGAGCATGCAGATCCAACAGATTTAGGAAGGCTATTGCAACTGGTTCTCAGTaagtttatttagtaaaaattgaACCTGACAAGCGAGAACCAAAAAAAGTTTGGTTTAGGCACCATCTCCACGGATGAGATAATTGCGGCGATAGTCGATATAATCTCTATAGGACGATACTATCGCTGCGATAGTTTGTGTCGAATTTTTTCACACGGCGCGACTATAGTCGCGATTCCCTCGCCCATGGAATAGGCGCCAGTGATACTTGCTAGCCATCTACTATCTACCATAAGCATAAGAAACTCTACCTTATTGCTTGTTCTAAACTTCTGATACGTATTTGAccagttttatttaaatcagtacccttattataaatgcgaaagtgtttgtttgttggtttgttcttcaatcacgtcgaaacggtgcaacggattgacgtgattttttgcattgatatAGATCAacaactggagagtgacatagactttttatcccggaaaatcaaaggcatttttaaaaagttaattccacgcgtacgaagtcgcggcatcagctagttgatgataaatgataataattattgttggaTTGTGATCTCACCTGAGTAGAAGTTTTTCAGCCGCTACGTCTGAGATCGGATAATCCCACTACTCGGTAGTTacgcggcattgtaccggaacgctgtaggtatattatatcgcTATACATGATTCTATAGTTCTATAGATTCTATTCGCTATAGATGATCTTTGCCGGTCATCAATCTTTTCTGTTAAATCTTTCAACCATATAAAATGatattggggccaattctctggtacacaatctctaaactaaactaaaacgacacgtctaaatctattgctattactttcataatgttgcttgcggaaaagtgccaccatataactttgactcgtaaaataaatataattgaatttgactacataatcaatggcacaaacttacccagagtgactaccgttagagatctgggtatccaagttgatactaaactttcaatggatgtccatattgatatggtagtaaatagagcttacaaacaattgggtttcatcaaacgggtaacccgttcttttagtaatgtggaatgcataaaaacactttacttcgcgtatgtccggagtattctagaatatgcgtgtaatatctggtcgcctcaatacataatatatgcccataggcttgaaaccatacagaggcagtttcttaaatacttagcttttaaagactttaaaaaatttaatagttatgaggaagcgtgtactcactacggtatcggctcactggaacatagaagggaacaatgtgatatgttgttactgcaagcaattttaaccggctcaatcgattgtcctagcttactctcagccttttcatttaatgctcaacctttaagaacgcgtcacacgcgccttctaaatgttcccaaatctaactcaaattatgcgcgaaattctataattccacgcttggtacgtacttataacaatcagttcgctgagtttgacttattttacctatcaaacaataaatttaaaaaggaattaagaaactatcatcgtaaatcaaaaaaaaaaagtagctaacatctaaatatgcatgcaatcatacactcccatttacacacacacacacatgcacacacgctcacacatactcataagcacacactcacacacgcatacacacacacatacaatcatacacacactgttgtaattttattttattattgtatatacctacatttattctaactctattctgttaaaatagtttaattataattttaagtaatctcttttgaccttctgttatacctagatttaaatttaaataataattatgtattgacgctgttgattactttcaaataaaaaaaaaaaaaaaaaaaaaaaaaggatagcactagatttagacctgttaatttagtttagtttagagattgtgtacaagagaatcggccccattgagtCCTAAACGTATTAAAACCCGACTACTTTACCTATTGAAGATACGATTTTGGCAGAACTCTTATTtcctaatgaataaaatatttaaatactctTGAAATATACACATAAATTAGTGTATTTTATTTCATCATAAgtccataatttctaaatgcctCAATCTGATCTGGATGTATGgggtattatttaattataatccTTAAattatcccgagtgacactgcatataaataaaaaaaaagtcatgTGTGGACAGtcgtagtttttaatttttttaaccacaacttgtttcttatttttagggttccgtacctcaaaaggaaaaaggaacctttataggatcacttcattgtctgtctttctgtgcGTCGTGTCTGACAAGAAAATCTATAAGATACTTCCcattgagctagaatcatgaaatttggcaggtaggtaggtcttatagcacaaatagaGGAATAaatacacacaaaaaaaatttaaatgtgttcatgaacaaataattagtattttcaactttcaatgtaagattactataccaagtggggtatcatatgaaaggctttatctgtaaattctaaaatagatttttatttatttttatgtctaatagtttttgatttatcgtgcaaattgtcgaaaaaatactactgtagtacgaaatcctcggtgcgcgagtccaacTCACACGGCTCGTTTTTTTGGCGTGTCCGTCGTTTGCATTATCTTGCTATCAAATGTTATGAGTTTGTTTAATAGATATGAGGGAACACATGAACGTACA
This genomic stretch from Maniola hyperantus chromosome 2, iAphHyp1.2, whole genome shotgun sequence harbors:
- the LOC117993539 gene encoding probable RNA helicase armi isoform X1; translated protein: MLSYIKSFFNYLFGKDHNEETDDDMENFLAEELLALQIQAEKETKPAVSNQVTEPPRNAVCFQKTGLITYCGENYVLIDGMIYHDMTGCTVDVNVNDKILYLCYKDSNESVVVVRILENQGLFWGDEVHHEEKSFSVIDHILVGQVGQRQHRSVFITGGDLKFNLDEVEGSFVPIQGDWLEMKCSVQQYEDKPADMSTNQVLKVISFNPIRTKVKSAIVTDWSGADGVCDRQIYFNNTALVNSSQPTIGSKVLVEAIESTQGGCNWRAIKLIVIDAGTPKRPQVEIPNEEQISLKIENEKNIDMTYPLKFEQINLHCTEKIMLNISNKSDQTYVLNKWMVLSKKRDSQVNIKPFLNQPLRINPEQTVTFTITCNPKFLGHSKECFVVLFKGFQLKRFIEINIVDGDNTMNCSVDNGLTKLNSDKKWSDKIEDMRKIRNNPNSFLPGQRLCKTPNFVSVKIGQFPIPDKVWSIVLGDSEQTSYNNEFNKILSNIENCFSCLAQEFNIANYIDRWHTLLYMEEIQANINMRAYDKSKVYLTHCDEYLGIEIPGLAEKRPSLIKGDRVIVTDMWASDAPQYEGFVHGVRGNFVLMKFNLKFHESYGGSDVAIEFHFLRTVYRRAHHAINLALSNLGPDILFPSRLIVKPQQIPPENLDKIEWLNQNLNKHQKNAISNILKGECRPMPYIIFGPPGTGKTVTVIETILQILRCVPESRILVATPSNSASNLITERLIQYKEKFTGSVVRLIANYLVDSDSISEVVKPYCATIDIAIERTSRNKHFVKDNINLNCPKSFIGRHRVTIGTCYCLGALKHLDLPRGHFTHIIVDEAGQATEPEIMIPLTFTDKEHGQIVLAGDPMQLGPVTMSKYCKEFGLDESFLCRLLDRFPYLKDYEAFEDGFDRRLVTKLNDNYRSLKEVLTLPSEMFYDGTLVPKIDKSLPWTSKFITATSEIFDLQSHDGGIFVYGIKGVNMRDEDSPSWYNPQEASMVALTTCKLYKKNLTADEIGIITPYIAQTKYLRVVFDSMGLPQPKIGTVEDFQGQERPVILISTVRSSEAIIEEDIKHYIGFVNNPKRLNVALTRAHISTILFCNPHLLSKDPLWKRVIAYAVANEKYMGCDLPNDYDNRDNVLN
- the LOC117993539 gene encoding probable RNA helicase armi isoform X2; translated protein: MSSSSNISQSAYSPSEPEIPQNTPQSRIQNFDESLNHSDLGQSFEQSLKNAHKELHQKRIQALRKELDYLKATEWKFEYDKDHNEETDDDMENFLAEELLALQIQAEKETKPAVSNQVTEPPRNAVCFQKTGLITYCGENYVLIDGMIYHDMTGCTVDVNVNDKILYLCYKDSNESVVVVRILENQGLFWGDEVHHEEKSFSVIDHILVGQVGQRQHRSVFITGGDLKFNLDEVEGSFVPIQGDWLEMKCSVQQYEDKPADMSTNQVLKVISFNPIRTKVKSAIVTDWSGADGVCDRQIYFNNTALVNSSQPTIGSKVLVEAIESTQGGCNWRAIKLIVIDAGTPKRPQVEIPNEEQISLKIENEKNIDMTYPLKFEQINLHCTEKIMLNISNKSDQTYVLNKWMVLSKKRDSQVNIKPFLNQPLRINPEQTVTFTITCNPKFLGHSKECFVVLFKGFQLKRFIEINIVDGDNTMNCSVDNGLTKLNSDKKWSDKIEDMRKIRNNPNSFLPGQRLCKTPNFVSVKIGQFPIPDKVWSIVLGDSEQTSYNNEFNKILSNIENCFSCLAQEFNIANYIDRWHTLLYMEEIQANINMRAYDKSKVYLTHCDEYLGIEIPGLAEKRPSLIKGDRVIVTDMWASDAPQYEGFVHGVRGNFVLMKFNLKFHESYGGSDVAIEFHFLRTVYRRAHHAINLALSNLGPDILFPSRLIVKPQQIPPENLDKIEWLNQNLNKHQKNAISNILKGECRPMPYIIFGPPGTGKTVTVIETILQILRCVPESRILVATPSNSASNLITERLIQYKEKFTGSVVRLIANYLVDSDSISEVVKPYCATIDIAIERTSRNKHFVKDNINLNCPKSFIGRHRVTIGTCYCLGALKHLDLPRGHFTHIIVDEAGQATEPEIMIPLTFTDKEHGQIVLAGDPMQLGPVTMSKYCKEFGLDESFLCRLLDRFPYLKDYEAFEDGFDRRLVTKLNDNYRSLKEVLTLPSEMFYDGTLVPKIDKSLPWTSKFITATSEIFDLQSHDGGIFVYGIKGVNMRDEDSPSWYNPQEASMVALTTCKLYKKNLTADEIGIITPYIAQTKYLRVVFDSMGLPQPKIGTVEDFQGQERPVILISTVRSSEAIIEEDIKHYIGFVNNPKRLNVALTRAHISTILFCNPHLLSKDPLWKRVIAYAVANEKYMGCDLPNDYDNRDNVLN